The following proteins come from a genomic window of Brevibacillus antibioticus:
- a CDS encoding YrzI family protein, whose amino-acid sequence MYIPMIFFTIIIEKRKLTPKQIEAKYKQQQTLKRIEEQKHQIVTQFPEFLIR is encoded by the coding sequence ATGTACATTCCAATGATTTTCTTCACAATCATTATTGAGAAACGGAAATTGACACCAAAGCAAATTGAAGCAAAATACAAGCAACAGCAAACGCTGAAACGCATCGAAGAACAAAAGCATCAGATCGTGACACAATTTCCAGAGTTTTTAATTCGATAA